A genomic region of Tsukamurella pulmonis contains the following coding sequences:
- a CDS encoding DUF1877 family protein, which translates to MSVIACYYRLAPAEYAALYDAGFDPDAWDENADRLEAEGRSVDIDQAHEALEAVLRAQGTAVPVVYAGRPVEDTEIGYGPIMLIPPHEVEAAAAALEARPAEAVITRETVRAAAGIGPVDDWSSADGLDYLRSAHSCLRTLYGAAHRSRQLVVLIMQ; encoded by the coding sequence ATGTCGGTCATCGCCTGCTACTACCGCCTCGCCCCCGCGGAGTACGCGGCGCTCTACGACGCGGGGTTCGATCCCGACGCGTGGGACGAGAACGCGGACCGCCTGGAGGCAGAGGGGCGCTCCGTCGACATCGACCAGGCGCACGAGGCCCTCGAGGCGGTCCTGCGGGCCCAGGGCACGGCGGTCCCCGTCGTCTACGCGGGCCGGCCCGTGGAGGACACGGAGATCGGGTACGGCCCGATCATGCTGATCCCGCCGCACGAGGTCGAGGCCGCGGCAGCCGCGTTGGAGGCGCGGCCCGCGGAGGCCGTGATCACCCGGGAGACCGTCCGCGCCGCGGCGGGGATCGGCCCCGTCGACGACTGGTCCTCTGCCGACGGGCTCGACTACCTGCGCAGCGCCCACTCCTGCCTGCGCACGCTCTACGGCGCCGCGCACCGATCCCGGCAGCTCGTCGTGCTGATCATGCAGTGA
- a CDS encoding phosphoribosyl-ATP diphosphatase, which translates to MISVKTMETLFAELAAKAEERPAGSGTVEALDRGIHFLGKKVLEEAGEVWIAAEHQSDEDLAEEASQLLYWLQVLLVKRGLTLDDVYSYL; encoded by the coding sequence ATGATCTCCGTGAAGACCATGGAGACGCTGTTCGCGGAGTTGGCCGCCAAGGCCGAGGAGCGGCCCGCCGGGAGCGGGACCGTCGAGGCGCTGGACCGCGGTATCCATTTCCTGGGCAAGAAGGTGCTCGAGGAGGCCGGCGAGGTGTGGATCGCCGCGGAGCATCAGAGCGATGAGGACCTCGCCGAGGAGGCCTCGCAGCTGCTGTACTGGCTGCAGGTGCTGCTGGTCAAGCGCGGTCTGACGCTCGACGACGTCTACTCCTACCTCTAG
- the arc gene encoding proteasome ATPase, whose amino-acid sequence MTEPDPTRSSAASADSSASQATSAAVLRERVDALTTRNTKLLETLRDARNQLLTLREEVERLGQPPSGYGVLLGTYEDDTVDVFTSGRKMRLTCSPNLDVATFHTGQTVRLNEALTVVEAGEFESVGEISTLREILDDGARALVVGHADEERVVRLAAPLALQASEDPGLDEFGLPRRKLRVGDSLLVDTKAGYAFERIPKAEVEDLVLEEVPDVDYSDIGGLGRQIELIRDAVELPFLHKDLFKDYSLRPPKGVLLYGPPGNGKTLIAKAVANSLAKKIAEVRGDDAREVKSYFLNIKGPELLNKFVGETERHIRLIFQRAREKASEGTPVIVFFDEMDSIFRTRGSGVSSDVETTVVPQLLSEIDGVEGLENVIVIGASNREDMIDPAILRPGRLDVKIKIERPDAEGAIDIFSKYLTPELPIHEEDLAEFDGDREACVKAMIERVVERMYAESDDNRFLEVTYANGDKEVMYFKDFNSGAMIQNVVDRAKKHAIKGFLDTGQPGLRITHLLESIVDEFAENEDLPNTTNPDDWARISGKKGERIVYIRTLVTGKNSSASRAIDTENNTGQYL is encoded by the coding sequence GTGACGGAACCGGATCCGACCCGTTCTTCGGCCGCGTCGGCGGACTCGTCCGCCTCGCAGGCCACGTCCGCGGCGGTGCTGCGTGAGCGTGTCGACGCGCTCACCACCCGCAACACCAAGCTGCTCGAGACGCTGCGCGACGCGCGCAACCAGTTGCTCACCCTCCGCGAGGAGGTCGAGCGGCTCGGCCAGCCCCCGTCGGGCTACGGCGTGCTGCTGGGCACCTACGAGGACGACACCGTGGACGTCTTCACCTCGGGCCGCAAGATGCGCCTGACGTGCTCCCCGAACCTGGACGTCGCCACCTTCCACACCGGCCAGACGGTGCGCCTCAACGAGGCCCTCACGGTGGTCGAGGCGGGTGAGTTCGAGTCGGTGGGCGAGATCTCCACCCTGCGCGAGATCCTCGACGACGGTGCCCGCGCCCTGGTGGTCGGCCACGCCGACGAGGAGCGCGTGGTGCGCCTGGCGGCGCCGCTGGCGCTGCAGGCCTCCGAGGATCCCGGTCTCGACGAGTTCGGGCTGCCCCGGCGCAAGCTGCGCGTGGGCGATTCGCTGCTGGTGGACACGAAGGCCGGGTACGCGTTCGAGCGCATCCCCAAGGCCGAGGTCGAGGACCTGGTGCTCGAGGAGGTGCCGGACGTCGACTACTCCGACATCGGCGGCCTGGGCCGGCAGATCGAGCTGATCCGCGACGCCGTCGAGCTGCCCTTCCTGCACAAGGACCTGTTCAAGGACTACTCGCTGCGCCCGCCCAAGGGCGTGCTGCTCTACGGCCCGCCCGGCAACGGCAAGACGCTCATCGCGAAGGCCGTCGCCAACTCGCTCGCGAAGAAGATCGCGGAGGTCCGCGGCGACGATGCGCGCGAGGTCAAGTCGTACTTCCTGAACATCAAGGGCCCCGAGCTGCTCAACAAGTTCGTCGGCGAGACCGAACGGCACATCCGCCTGATCTTCCAGCGGGCCCGCGAGAAGGCCTCCGAGGGCACGCCCGTCATCGTCTTCTTCGACGAGATGGACTCGATCTTCCGCACGCGCGGCTCCGGCGTGAGCTCGGACGTGGAGACCACCGTCGTGCCGCAGCTGCTCTCGGAGATCGACGGTGTCGAGGGGCTGGAGAACGTCATCGTCATCGGCGCCTCGAATCGCGAGGACATGATCGATCCCGCGATCCTGCGGCCCGGCCGCCTGGACGTGAAGATCAAGATCGAGCGTCCCGACGCCGAGGGCGCGATCGACATCTTCTCCAAGTACCTCACGCCCGAGTTGCCCATCCACGAGGAGGATCTCGCGGAGTTCGACGGCGACCGCGAGGCGTGCGTCAAGGCGATGATCGAGCGGGTCGTCGAGCGGATGTACGCCGAGTCCGACGACAACCGGTTCCTGGAGGTGACCTACGCCAACGGCGACAAGGAGGTCATGTACTTCAAGGACTTCAACTCGGGCGCGATGATCCAGAACGTCGTGGACCGGGCGAAGAAGCACGCCATCAAGGGCTTCCTCGACACCGGGCAGCCCGGCCTGCGGATCACGCACCTGCTCGAGTCCATCGTGGACGAGTTCGCGGAGAACGAGGATCTGCCCAACACCACCAACCCGGACGACTGGGCACGGATCTCGGGCAAGAAGGGCGAGCGGATCGTCTACATCCGCACGCTGGTCACGGGGAAGAACTCGAGCGCCTCCCGGGCGATCGACACCGAGAACAACACCGGCCAGTACCTGTAG
- a CDS encoding tRNA (adenine-N1)-methyltransferase has product MANSGPFVVGDRVQLTDAKGRKFTVHLEAGKEFHTHKGGIRHDELIGAPEGSVVKAVNGTPYLALRPLLTDYVLSMPRGAQVIYPKDAAQIVAEGDIFPGARVLEAGAGSGALTCSLLRAVGPEGSVTSWEVREDHAEYAAKNVEEFFGGRPENWNLQLGDLAHYDGPQVDRVVLDMLAPWDVLDAVGKALVPGGVLTVYVATTTQLSKVVEALREQALWTEPRSWEALVREWHVVGLAVRPSHRMQGHTAFLITCRRLADGTVAPRPQRRSNKG; this is encoded by the coding sequence ATGGCGAACAGTGGACCCTTCGTGGTGGGCGACCGAGTACAGCTGACGGACGCGAAGGGCCGGAAGTTCACCGTCCACCTGGAGGCGGGCAAGGAGTTCCACACCCACAAGGGCGGTATCCGGCACGACGAGCTGATCGGCGCCCCCGAGGGCAGCGTGGTCAAGGCCGTCAACGGCACCCCGTACCTGGCGCTGCGGCCCCTGCTCACCGACTACGTGCTGTCGATGCCGCGCGGCGCGCAGGTCATCTACCCCAAGGACGCCGCGCAGATCGTGGCCGAGGGCGACATCTTCCCCGGCGCGCGGGTGCTGGAGGCCGGCGCCGGATCGGGCGCGCTCACCTGCTCGCTGCTGCGCGCCGTCGGCCCCGAGGGCTCGGTGACCTCGTGGGAGGTGCGCGAGGACCACGCCGAGTACGCGGCGAAGAACGTCGAGGAGTTCTTCGGCGGCCGGCCCGAGAACTGGAACCTGCAGCTCGGCGACCTCGCGCATTACGACGGCCCCCAGGTCGACCGGGTGGTGCTCGACATGTTGGCTCCGTGGGACGTGCTCGACGCCGTCGGCAAGGCGCTGGTGCCCGGCGGCGTCCTCACCGTGTACGTCGCGACCACCACGCAGCTCTCCAAGGTCGTCGAGGCGCTCCGCGAGCAGGCGCTGTGGACCGAGCCGCGCTCGTGGGAGGCGCTGGTGCGCGAGTGGCACGTCGTGGGCCTCGCCGTGCGCCCCTCGCACCGCATGCAGGGGCACACCGCGTTCCTCATCACCTGCCGGCGGCTGGCCGACGGCACGGTCGCGCCGCGTCCGCAGCGGCGGTCCAACAAGGGGTAG
- a CDS encoding alpha/beta hydrolase produces the protein MEGSVTDEAAPSAPRTDGPDAPAKGSAQYRYARALIRARLRVVRAARDPDRFLRENYDDFAGRHPLLAWAWSLLHLDFAGLFVGGLFLMSSLTVSLLPRSWFFQGIVSGINAVIGYAIGVFLKWVIVDLLVRAHPIRDDPQRARFVPVWRALIVLGVLLGGLTMMVAAKRWQDDVRALMGMPPGSNLWYVLTPIVAFAVAAALISAFRVLRDLGLFLARRANTYLRVPQPAAKVLGFGLVVVFVAFMVNDVGFRAFTATANTLASSTNDQELAAFPQPAESWRSGSEESAAAWSGLGNEGRKFVAGGLRAAEIARFTTRPVTEPVRVYVGLENADDPQERVALLHRELARTGALDRKYVVVVPTTGSGWVNPTAARAVELMYDGDVALVAMQYSYLPSWISFLTDGEASLESGKRLIDAVSTDVRARPAAERPKLLVMGESLGTRAGEGAFSGLPDIRDKVDGVVWLGPPRANPIHSAITERRDLGTPEVLPTYTDGLIVRFTDGQRPLTGPDGSGGAEWLAPHIVYVQHPSDPVVWWSPELMVRQPDWLTEPAGRDRSPAMAWYPFVTFWQVSADLANAAGVPDGHGHNYGTAVVDAFAAVLPPAEWTAADTERVRMAVMASAPVDGAEK, from the coding sequence GTGGAGGGCAGCGTGACCGACGAGGCGGCACCGTCGGCACCGCGTACCGACGGTCCCGACGCGCCGGCGAAGGGCTCCGCGCAGTACCGCTACGCCCGCGCGCTGATCAGGGCCCGACTGCGCGTCGTGCGCGCGGCCCGGGACCCGGACCGGTTCCTCCGCGAGAACTACGACGACTTCGCCGGCCGGCACCCGCTGCTGGCGTGGGCGTGGAGCCTGTTGCACCTCGACTTCGCGGGCCTGTTCGTCGGCGGCCTGTTCCTGATGAGCAGCCTGACGGTCTCCCTGCTCCCCCGCTCCTGGTTCTTCCAGGGCATCGTCTCCGGGATCAACGCGGTGATCGGATACGCGATCGGCGTCTTCCTCAAATGGGTGATCGTCGATCTCCTCGTCCGCGCCCATCCGATCCGCGACGACCCGCAGCGGGCCCGGTTCGTGCCCGTCTGGCGGGCGCTCATCGTGCTCGGCGTGCTGCTCGGCGGCCTGACGATGATGGTCGCCGCCAAGCGCTGGCAGGACGACGTCCGCGCGTTGATGGGCATGCCGCCCGGGTCGAACCTCTGGTACGTGCTGACGCCGATCGTCGCGTTCGCCGTCGCTGCGGCGTTGATCTCGGCCTTCCGCGTACTGCGCGACCTCGGCCTGTTCCTCGCCCGCCGTGCGAACACGTACCTGCGGGTGCCGCAGCCCGCGGCCAAGGTACTCGGTTTCGGGCTGGTCGTGGTGTTCGTGGCGTTCATGGTCAACGACGTCGGCTTCCGCGCCTTCACGGCCACGGCGAACACCCTCGCCTCCTCCACCAACGACCAGGAGCTCGCCGCCTTCCCACAGCCGGCGGAGTCGTGGCGATCGGGCTCGGAGGAGTCGGCGGCCGCGTGGTCCGGGCTGGGCAACGAGGGGCGCAAGTTCGTGGCCGGCGGCCTGCGCGCGGCCGAGATCGCGCGCTTCACCACGCGCCCGGTGACCGAGCCGGTCCGGGTGTACGTGGGGTTGGAGAACGCCGACGACCCGCAGGAGCGGGTCGCGCTGCTGCATCGCGAGCTCGCGCGCACCGGCGCCCTGGACCGCAAGTACGTCGTGGTGGTGCCGACCACCGGCTCGGGCTGGGTGAACCCGACGGCCGCCCGCGCGGTCGAGCTCATGTACGACGGCGACGTCGCCCTCGTGGCGATGCAGTACTCGTACCTGCCGAGCTGGATCTCCTTCCTCACGGACGGCGAGGCCTCGCTCGAGTCCGGAAAGCGGCTCATCGACGCCGTGTCCACCGACGTCCGCGCCCGGCCCGCCGCCGAGCGCCCGAAACTGCTGGTGATGGGTGAGAGCCTGGGCACGCGCGCCGGCGAGGGCGCCTTCTCGGGCCTCCCCGACATCCGGGACAAGGTCGACGGGGTGGTCTGGCTCGGCCCGCCGCGGGCCAATCCGATCCACTCGGCGATCACCGAGCGGCGGGACCTGGGGACGCCCGAGGTCCTGCCGACCTACACCGACGGGCTGATCGTGCGCTTCACCGACGGGCAGCGCCCGCTGACCGGGCCGGACGGCAGCGGCGGCGCCGAGTGGCTGGCGCCGCACATCGTGTACGTCCAGCACCCGTCCGACCCCGTGGTGTGGTGGTCGCCGGAACTGATGGTCCGCCAGCCCGACTGGCTCACCGAACCCGCTGGGCGCGACCGGAGCCCGGCGATGGCCTGGTACCCGTTCGTCACCTTCTGGCAGGTCTCCGCGGATCTCGCCAACGCCGCGGGGGTCCCCGACGGGCACGGCCACAACTACGGCACCGCGGTGGTCGACGCCTTCGCCGCCGTACTCCCGCCCGCCGAGTGGACCGCGGCCGATACCGAGCGGGTGCGCATGGCGGTCATGGCGAGCGCTCCCGTCGACGGGGCGGAGAAGTAG
- a CDS encoding ATP-binding cassette domain-containing protein — protein MSTDTAVLTVTVDGQTLTFAPGKTVTFGRTLESDVTINHPLVSRTHAVASASPTGWILTDRSTNGVFVAGARRPTIAVHGTQQLMFGDPRTGAAVVLSSAPRSSTPPPPPAPRTGPPAAPQQPVQQLPAARRAPSNPTLRSAPPAGAGAPTAGRRPSDSTASAPPSPPMPLPPRRPAPSTPSAPQRPVPPRPTGDVAPHLRAMAGNTGMYEVAKMAGPPTGSGQLTIGRTPDNDIALGDMLVSRRHARLLTGPRGLVIEDLGSANGTQVNGRRIGAPTALRDGDLVTVGNSDLIVEQGRLERPRAQEFAGAGLAVQGITLTVDGNKTLLHGVDFRAAPGTLTAVIGPSGAGKSTVSRVVSGAVTPTAGRVEFEGRDVHRDFDALRSRIGMVPQDDVLHRQLTLQQALRFAAELRLPPDMSKADRDQVIDGVLAELQLTEHKQTRVDKLSGGQRKRASVAMELLTGPSLLILDEPTSGLDPALDRQVMQTLRRLADAGRVVIVVTHSLTHIDMCDQVLLLAPGGKTAYCGAPQGVKAAMGTSDWAEIFDFAAKQPDVAWQRYRSANPVPPPPAPTGAPPSPTKAPKTPMRKQLSVVARRQLRLILADRGYLIFLILMPVVLGAVTLLVPAEKGLAGVTDSEVSAPNMILVLLVIGACFMGAALTSRDLVGERAIFQRERAVGLRPGAYLAAKTIVFFVAATLQSAIMVGIMLTRTAVPEQGAILANVPLELIIDIAVLACVSTLVGLLISALAKSAEQVMPLLVVVVISQLVMSGGLFGLHGRPGLVQLSWLFPSRWGFAASASTIDLQKVTAVTDPVSGRPMPSSTDPLWDSTPAQWGISIGVLAVMAAVLWVATRMRIARQSS, from the coding sequence ATGAGTACGGATACCGCAGTTCTCACCGTCACTGTGGACGGCCAGACGCTGACCTTCGCCCCCGGTAAGACGGTGACCTTCGGGCGCACGCTCGAATCGGACGTGACGATCAACCATCCGCTGGTCTCGCGGACCCACGCCGTGGCGTCCGCGAGCCCGACGGGGTGGATCCTCACCGACCGCAGCACCAACGGCGTCTTCGTCGCCGGTGCCCGGCGCCCGACGATCGCGGTCCACGGCACACAGCAGCTGATGTTCGGCGATCCGCGGACCGGCGCCGCGGTCGTGCTGTCGTCGGCGCCGCGCTCGTCCACGCCGCCCCCGCCGCCGGCCCCCCGCACGGGGCCGCCCGCCGCGCCACAGCAGCCGGTGCAGCAGCTCCCGGCCGCGCGCCGCGCACCGTCGAATCCGACGCTGCGGTCGGCACCCCCTGCCGGCGCGGGTGCCCCGACCGCCGGGCGGCGACCGAGCGACTCCACGGCCTCCGCACCGCCGTCGCCGCCGATGCCCCTGCCGCCGCGCCGGCCGGCACCGTCGACCCCGAGTGCACCGCAGCGCCCCGTACCGCCCCGGCCCACGGGCGACGTCGCGCCGCACCTGCGCGCGATGGCCGGCAACACCGGCATGTACGAGGTGGCGAAGATGGCCGGGCCGCCCACCGGGTCCGGGCAGCTCACGATCGGCCGCACCCCCGACAACGACATCGCGCTCGGCGACATGCTCGTCTCGCGCCGCCATGCGCGTCTGCTCACCGGGCCGCGGGGCCTCGTGATCGAGGATCTGGGCTCGGCGAACGGCACGCAGGTCAACGGTCGCCGCATCGGAGCACCCACCGCGCTGCGCGACGGTGATCTGGTGACGGTCGGCAACTCGGACCTCATCGTCGAGCAGGGCAGGCTCGAACGCCCGCGGGCGCAGGAGTTCGCCGGCGCCGGCCTTGCGGTGCAGGGCATCACGCTCACCGTGGACGGCAACAAGACGCTGCTGCACGGCGTCGACTTCCGCGCCGCCCCGGGCACTCTCACCGCCGTGATCGGGCCGTCGGGCGCGGGCAAGTCGACGGTGTCGCGGGTCGTCTCGGGCGCGGTCACCCCGACCGCGGGCCGGGTCGAGTTCGAGGGCCGCGACGTGCACCGCGACTTCGACGCGCTGCGTTCGCGCATCGGCATGGTCCCGCAGGACGACGTGCTGCACCGGCAGCTCACCCTGCAGCAGGCCCTGCGGTTCGCCGCGGAGCTGCGACTGCCGCCCGACATGTCGAAGGCCGATCGTGACCAGGTGATCGACGGCGTGCTGGCGGAGTTGCAGCTCACCGAGCACAAGCAGACGCGCGTGGACAAGCTCTCGGGCGGCCAGCGCAAGCGCGCATCGGTGGCCATGGAACTACTCACCGGCCCATCGCTACTCATCCTCGACGAGCCCACCTCCGGCCTCGACCCGGCGTTGGACCGGCAGGTGATGCAGACCCTGCGGCGGCTGGCCGACGCGGGCCGCGTCGTGATCGTCGTGACCCACTCGCTCACGCACATCGACATGTGCGACCAGGTGCTGCTGCTCGCGCCGGGCGGCAAGACCGCCTACTGCGGGGCGCCGCAGGGCGTGAAGGCGGCGATGGGGACGAGCGATTGGGCGGAGATCTTCGACTTCGCCGCCAAGCAGCCCGACGTGGCGTGGCAGCGCTACCGCTCGGCCAACCCCGTACCGCCCCCACCCGCGCCGACGGGAGCGCCACCGTCGCCGACGAAGGCGCCGAAGACCCCGATGCGCAAGCAGCTCTCGGTCGTGGCGCGGCGCCAGCTGCGGCTGATCCTGGCCGACCGCGGCTACCTGATCTTCCTGATCCTGATGCCGGTCGTCCTGGGCGCGGTCACCCTGCTGGTGCCGGCCGAGAAGGGACTGGCCGGCGTCACCGACTCGGAGGTCTCGGCACCCAACATGATCCTGGTGCTACTGGTGATCGGCGCGTGCTTCATGGGTGCGGCCCTCACCTCGCGCGACCTGGTCGGCGAGCGCGCGATCTTCCAGCGCGAGCGGGCCGTGGGCCTGCGGCCCGGCGCGTACCTGGCGGCGAAGACGATCGTCTTCTTCGTGGCCGCGACGCTGCAGTCCGCGATCATGGTCGGCATCATGCTCACCCGCACGGCGGTGCCGGAGCAGGGCGCGATCCTCGCGAACGTCCCGCTCGAGCTGATCATCGACATCGCCGTCCTCGCCTGCGTCTCGACCCTGGTCGGCCTGCTGATCTCGGCACTCGCGAAGTCCGCGGAACAGGTGATGCCGTTGCTCGTGGTCGTCGTCATCTCGCAGCTGGTGATGAGCGGCGGCCTGTTCGGGCTGCACGGGCGCCCCGGCCTCGTGCAGCTGTCGTGGCTGTTCCCGTCGCGCTGGGGGTTCGCGGCGTCGGCGTCGACCATCGACCTGCAGAAGGTCACCGCGGTCACCGATCCCGTGTCGGGGCGGCCGATGCCGTCGAGCACGGATCCGCTGTGGGACTCGACGCCCGCGCAGTGGGGGATCTCGATCGGCGTCCTCGCGGTGATGGCCGCGGTGCTGTGGGTGGCCACCCGGATGCGGATCGCGCGCCAGTCCTCCTGA
- a CDS encoding thioesterase family protein yields the protein MADDAFFHPAGNLDADGHRWEVFDPTPSSASVWADTMQHGAPPAAIMVRAIEKLVGEGSRERRERGRSAPSLRISRVTIDLLGVVPITRTRVRARVARPGRTISLIAAEMDCIDASGEYRTVARAQAWALAASDTSALARDLSPVLPPAGAEQGVMPGFFEHLKDQGFLAACDWRFVDGPDGPDGIKQCWIRAKMPLVAGEEPSPLVQVFSVVDAANGISAYLDPSVVTWMNMDMTVHLHRSPQPVDGWIGVVGDQLVGGEGIGTTLSRLYDGAGAFAVGAQTLLIAAR from the coding sequence ATGGCAGATGACGCGTTCTTCCACCCCGCCGGGAATCTCGACGCCGACGGGCACCGGTGGGAGGTCTTCGATCCCACCCCGTCGTCCGCCAGCGTGTGGGCCGACACGATGCAGCACGGCGCGCCGCCGGCCGCGATCATGGTGCGCGCCATCGAGAAGCTGGTCGGTGAGGGGAGCCGGGAGCGCCGTGAGCGGGGCCGATCAGCGCCGTCGCTCCGGATCTCCCGGGTGACGATCGATCTGCTCGGCGTCGTCCCGATCACCCGGACCCGCGTGCGGGCCCGGGTGGCCCGTCCGGGCCGCACGATCTCGCTGATCGCCGCCGAGATGGACTGCATCGACGCCTCGGGCGAGTACCGCACCGTCGCACGGGCGCAGGCGTGGGCGCTGGCCGCCTCGGACACCTCGGCCCTCGCCCGGGACCTCTCCCCCGTCCTGCCGCCGGCCGGCGCCGAGCAGGGCGTCATGCCCGGCTTCTTCGAGCATCTCAAGGACCAGGGCTTCCTGGCCGCGTGCGACTGGCGGTTCGTCGACGGTCCGGATGGACCCGACGGGATCAAGCAGTGCTGGATCCGCGCGAAGATGCCGCTGGTCGCCGGTGAGGAGCCCTCACCGCTGGTCCAGGTGTTCTCCGTGGTCGACGCCGCCAACGGGATCTCGGCCTACCTCGATCCGTCTGTGGTGACCTGGATGAACATGGACATGACCGTGCATCTGCATCGCTCGCCCCAGCCCGTGGACGGGTGGATCGGCGTCGTGGGTGATCAGCTCGTCGGCGGTGAGGGCATCGGCACGACGCTCTCGCGTCTCTACGACGGTGCCGGCGCCTTCGCGGTCGGCGCGCAGACGCTCCTCATCGCCGCGCGCTGA
- the hisG gene encoding ATP phosphoribosyltransferase has translation MLRVAVPNKGALSEAAAAILSEAGYRRRSDAKDLTVLDNANEVEFFFLRPKDIALYVGSGELDMGITGRDLALDSGAEFTERLALGFGRSTFRYAGPAGREWAVADLDGKRVATSYPNLVRRDLAQRGLDAEVIRLDGAVEISIQLGVADLIADVVESGRSLRQNNLVAFGESLCDSEGVLIERVGADSDRARDQLTARLKGVVFGRQYVMLDYDCPRPLLEGAIAVTPGLESPTVAPMADDNWVAVRAMVLRKDANGVMDDLAELGAKAILMTDIRSCRF, from the coding sequence ATGTTGCGGGTCGCCGTACCGAACAAGGGCGCGCTCTCCGAGGCCGCCGCCGCCATCCTCAGCGAGGCGGGCTACCGCCGCCGCTCCGACGCCAAGGACCTCACGGTCCTCGACAACGCCAACGAGGTGGAGTTCTTCTTCCTCCGCCCCAAGGACATCGCCCTCTACGTCGGCTCGGGCGAGCTCGACATGGGCATCACCGGGCGTGACCTCGCCCTCGACTCGGGCGCCGAGTTCACCGAGCGGCTCGCACTCGGCTTCGGCCGCTCCACCTTCCGCTACGCCGGGCCCGCCGGCCGCGAGTGGGCCGTCGCCGATCTCGACGGCAAGCGGGTCGCCACGTCGTACCCGAACCTGGTGCGGCGCGACCTCGCGCAGCGGGGCCTCGACGCCGAGGTGATCCGCCTCGACGGTGCCGTCGAGATCTCGATCCAGCTCGGCGTCGCCGATCTCATCGCCGACGTGGTGGAGTCGGGCCGCTCCCTCCGCCAGAACAACCTCGTCGCGTTCGGCGAGTCGCTGTGCGATTCCGAGGGCGTGCTCATCGAGCGCGTCGGTGCCGATTCGGACCGCGCCCGCGATCAGCTCACGGCCCGCCTCAAGGGCGTCGTCTTCGGGCGGCAGTACGTGATGCTCGACTACGACTGCCCGCGTCCGCTGCTCGAGGGCGCGATCGCCGTGACCCCCGGACTCGAGTCGCCGACGGTGGCGCCGATGGCCGACGACAACTGGGTCGCGGTGCGCGCCATGGTGCTCCGCAAGGACGCCAACGGCGTGATGGACGACCTGGCCGAGCTCGGCGCGAAGGCGATCCTCATGACCGATATCCGCAGCTGCCGCTTCTGA